One Porphyromonas pogonae genomic region harbors:
- a CDS encoding MlaD family protein, which produces MDKKYSREIKIGLVTLGALIITYFGINFLKGINIFSPKNTYYTNFVSVNNVSIATPVTVGGFKVGSVKDMDFNYKAGKGAQLEIRFDKKIKIPVGSALKIKQNALSGAEIILYMGDTAKGYLEPGSTIPSLESGGDIFSLTYEKILPMVDKLMPKIDSVLTGVNQKVNNPNIDSTLRVLYQTSLDVKDVAMALKSSTSNLPEIMNKIERSTANAEVFTKDLRQVNLQEIINNLNEASASIKTTTQKFNSKDNTAGLLFNDPALYNRIDSLARSAEMLMRDIRENPKRYVHFSVF; this is translated from the coding sequence ATGGATAAGAAATATTCAAGAGAAATAAAAATCGGATTAGTTACCTTAGGAGCTCTGATCATAACTTATTTTGGGATTAACTTCCTGAAGGGGATAAATATCTTTAGCCCCAAAAACACTTATTATACCAATTTTGTCTCTGTAAACAACGTGTCTATAGCTACCCCTGTGACTGTGGGAGGCTTCAAAGTAGGCTCAGTAAAGGACATGGACTTTAATTACAAAGCCGGCAAAGGAGCACAGTTGGAAATCAGGTTTGATAAGAAAATAAAAATCCCTGTGGGATCTGCTCTCAAGATCAAACAAAATGCTCTCAGCGGAGCTGAGATAATCCTGTATATGGGAGACACAGCCAAAGGGTATCTTGAGCCGGGCTCTACCATACCGTCATTGGAGTCGGGCGGTGATATATTCTCGCTTACTTATGAGAAAATCCTGCCCATGGTAGACAAGCTTATGCCCAAGATAGACTCGGTACTTACGGGTGTAAACCAAAAGGTAAACAACCCCAATATCGACTCTACGCTCAGAGTGTTATATCAAACATCTCTCGACGTCAAGGATGTAGCCATGGCTCTGAAAAGCTCTACTTCTAACCTCCCTGAGATTATGAACAAAATAGAGCGAAGCACGGCTAATGCTGAAGTATTTACAAAAGATCTCCGCCAAGTAAATCTACAGGAGATCATAAACAATCTCAACGAAGCATCAGCTTCAATAAAAACGACAACACAGAAATTCAACTCCAAGGATAATACAGCAGGACTTCTTTTCAATGACCCCGCCTTATACAATCGTATAGACAGCCTGGCAAGAAGTGCGGAGATGCTGATGAGAGATATCAGAGAGAATCCGAAGAGATATGTACATTTTTCTGTTTTCTAA
- a CDS encoding N-acetylmuramoyl-L-alanine amidase family protein, translating into MSNIYTSQAQSRNRSSNQFVLVLDPGHGGHDPGTMGNGGKEKDIVLAVALKAGEMIRAKHPDVRVIYTRSSDVFIGLQNRADFANRNHADLFMSIHVNSAGAKNVTGSETYVLGLEKFQKNLNVAMKENKAMLLEADYEKTYRGFDPTSTESYIIFDMIQNRFLDQSIYLAEAVERNFRAGGRYSRGVRQNVFWVQVYSAMPSVLIELGFLSNPTEAAFLLSNSGQTKTAESIANAFSRYYSRYGKKGVAKSTGSDSEESKSKDDDVNGGEETEKDTTVQNTGIASKVNNEQQDPPTAKKSSAERSTNKTDAVSNRGTIYKVQILASVKKIKPGSSEFKGIKEKISEEKGAKFNYYMVGNCSSLKEAKKLRAQMAKKFNGAYIVIYKNGKRTGQIYN; encoded by the coding sequence TTGTCAAATATATATACTTCGCAGGCACAATCCCGTAACAGAAGTTCAAATCAGTTTGTACTGGTGCTCGATCCCGGCCATGGAGGCCATGACCCCGGGACTATGGGAAACGGAGGCAAAGAGAAGGACATTGTGCTTGCTGTAGCATTGAAAGCCGGAGAAATGATCAGGGCTAAACATCCTGATGTAAGGGTGATTTATACGCGATCCAGTGATGTTTTTATTGGACTACAAAATAGAGCTGATTTCGCCAATAGAAATCATGCCGATTTGTTTATGAGTATTCACGTAAACAGTGCAGGCGCCAAAAATGTGACGGGTAGTGAGACTTATGTATTGGGATTGGAGAAGTTTCAGAAAAATCTCAATGTGGCGATGAAGGAAAATAAGGCAATGCTCTTGGAGGCTGATTATGAGAAAACCTATCGAGGGTTTGATCCTACCTCTACAGAAAGCTATATTATTTTTGATATGATACAAAATAGATTCCTTGATCAAAGTATTTATTTGGCAGAAGCTGTGGAACGTAATTTCAGAGCGGGTGGCAGGTACAGCAGAGGGGTACGCCAAAACGTATTCTGGGTACAGGTATATTCCGCGATGCCCAGTGTGCTGATAGAGCTGGGATTCTTATCCAATCCTACAGAAGCCGCCTTTTTGCTAAGCAATTCTGGACAGACCAAAACAGCGGAGTCTATAGCCAATGCATTTTCCCGATACTACAGCAGATATGGGAAAAAAGGAGTTGCGAAAAGTACCGGATCGGATAGTGAGGAGTCAAAAAGCAAAGACGATGATGTGAATGGCGGTGAAGAGACTGAGAAAGATACTACCGTACAAAATACAGGAATAGCATCGAAGGTCAATAACGAACAGCAAGATCCTCCTACCGCTAAGAAATCGTCGGCAGAGCGTAGCACAAACAAAACAGATGCTGTAAGCAACCGCGGAACTATTTACAAGGTACAGATATTAGCTTCTGTAAAAAAGATCAAACCGGGTAGCAGTGAGTTTAAAGGCATCAAAGAGAAAATAAGTGAAGAAAAGGGTGCAAAGTTTAATTATTATATGGTGGGCAACTGCTCATCGCTCAAAGAAGCCAAAAAGCTAAGGGCCCAAATGGCAAAGAAATTCAATGGAGCATACATTGTTATTTATAAAAACGGAAAACGTACAGGACAAATCTATAATTAA
- a CDS encoding copper homeostasis protein CutC: MDNFQLEICANSALSCVEAERGGATRVELCAGIPEGGTTPSAGEIREARKLIKIPIHVIIRARAGDFCYSPSELDAMAYDIEVARSLGADGVVFGCLDTDGNYDAYANRLLMSKAKGMQVTFHRAFDMCRYPTEVLERLIDDGFHRVLTSGCAPTAPEGVDLLTDLVRQSQGRIGIMAGCGVRAANIAELARRTGITQFHTSLRSNMESPMKFRRREVSMGGTVMIDEYRLPVTDAFLVEQTVDILKKL; the protein is encoded by the coding sequence ATGGATAATTTTCAACTCGAAATTTGTGCCAATTCGGCTCTTAGCTGTGTGGAGGCGGAGAGGGGAGGAGCTACACGTGTGGAGCTCTGCGCAGGGATACCTGAGGGTGGTACTACACCATCGGCTGGGGAGATTAGAGAAGCTCGTAAGCTTATCAAGATACCTATTCACGTCATTATCCGTGCCCGTGCAGGCGATTTCTGTTATTCGCCTTCGGAACTCGATGCTATGGCTTATGATATAGAGGTAGCTCGCTCACTGGGCGCTGATGGTGTGGTATTTGGTTGTTTGGATACAGATGGTAATTATGATGCTTATGCCAATCGTTTACTCATGAGTAAAGCTAAGGGGATGCAAGTTACCTTTCACAGGGCCTTTGACATGTGCCGTTACCCCACGGAAGTATTAGAACGGCTCATTGATGACGGCTTTCATCGTGTGCTTACTTCGGGATGTGCTCCTACAGCTCCGGAGGGTGTGGATTTGCTGACCGATCTCGTACGACAATCTCAGGGACGTATTGGTATTATGGCGGGGTGTGGCGTGAGAGCTGCTAATATAGCTGAGTTGGCAAGACGCACGGGTATCACCCAATTTCATACGTCCTTACGCTCCAATATGGAGAGCCCTATGAAGTTTCGCCGTCGGGAAGTAAGTATGGGGGGAACGGTTATGATCGATGAATACCGACTTCCCGTTACTGATGCTTTTCTCGTGGAGCAAACGGTAGATATCTTGAAGAAGTTATAA
- a CDS encoding PorV/PorQ family protein yields MKVKYIILLASFIAVSLGANAQQGRPLPILDQNPDARSGAMGGNIFGETSSSYIYINPTSLLYKDVTWNVTLGAKGFSKMVDSDRPILYNINGAYRWGDHAFFAGYRYLGGQKYTPINEMGVEKKEVKPYDWTIDLGYAYKFNDNISAYGSMSIVYSYIGKKAQTVAFNIGAFYRNTFTMSDMEFDYVVGIKGMNMGPKIDYGKKYSSANLPASFGGGGEIGMEFATVHRVSLAGGMQYFYLPKKAKAFSANIGGEYSFGKMIFARAGYNYQEHDMSHFAFGAGVAYKMLRLDGSYHTKANDNAPKAAIITLGVSF; encoded by the coding sequence ATGAAAGTAAAATATATCATTCTTTTAGCATCATTCATAGCTGTAAGCCTCGGAGCAAATGCTCAGCAAGGCCGACCATTGCCTATTCTCGATCAGAATCCGGATGCTCGCTCCGGTGCCATGGGAGGGAATATCTTCGGGGAGACATCTTCATCGTACATCTACATCAATCCCACTTCACTTCTCTACAAAGATGTTACGTGGAATGTGACTTTAGGTGCAAAAGGATTCTCAAAGATGGTCGATTCCGACAGGCCTATTCTGTATAATATTAACGGTGCTTATCGCTGGGGGGATCATGCTTTTTTTGCTGGTTACCGTTATTTAGGCGGACAGAAATACACTCCTATCAATGAGATGGGCGTGGAGAAAAAAGAAGTAAAGCCCTACGATTGGACTATCGATTTAGGTTATGCTTATAAGTTCAATGACAATATATCGGCCTATGGAAGCATGTCTATAGTCTATAGCTACATTGGCAAGAAAGCACAGACTGTAGCCTTCAATATAGGTGCTTTCTACCGCAATACCTTCACCATGTCTGATATGGAATTTGATTATGTTGTAGGTATTAAGGGGATGAACATGGGTCCCAAGATTGATTATGGCAAAAAATACAGCTCTGCTAACTTACCTGCTTCATTTGGTGGCGGTGGTGAGATAGGTATGGAATTTGCCACTGTACACCGTGTAAGTCTTGCCGGTGGTATGCAATACTTCTACTTGCCTAAGAAAGCCAAAGCATTCTCTGCAAATATCGGAGGCGAATATTCTTTTGGCAAAATGATCTTTGCACGTGCAGGTTATAACTATCAGGAACACGATATGAGTCACTTTGCTTTCGGTGCGGGAGTAGCCTATAAGATGCTGCGTCTCGATGGTTCTTATCATACAAAAGCCAACGATAATGCACCCAAAGCTGCAATAATTACCCTTGGGGTAAGTTTTTAA
- a CDS encoding S8 family serine peptidase: MKKNILYAIGFTSLLITSSCSRDQELSTMNPDQSSTELRASSATDLSGTGMPGIMYVRLSDNAVDKLDIDTSGKVSMRSVSSTMSTTLSTLGATNVERLFTPDPRFEERMHKAGLDEWYVVRFDPTKNLEEAITLMSKVQDVELVEKSYATEMIDTKYTAINNDALPTAKAMPFNDPQLIKQWHYDNQGLYPKSVAGADINLFEAWKTTVGDPKVIVAVVDGGIDYTHEDLKDNMWINQKELNGKAGVDDDDNGYVDDIYGFNFIHQNGSIYPDVSSHGTHVAGTIAARNNNGIGVCGIAGGDATKAEATGVRLMTCQKFGKKNEAGEAANAYVYSANNGAVISQNSWGYTYPGPINLPEHIRVAIDYFTDYAGCDKDGNQLANSPMKGGLVIFAAGNDDKDYVSWPGAYPRVVGVSAMAPNWKKAWYTNRGDWVDIMAPGGDQYFPQGEVLSTLAPSITGGKGYGYMQGTSMACPHVSGIAALVVSKFGGKGFTNEMLRKRILGALRPMNIDEQNVGFEGRLGVGYIDAGAAFAENKNKKPQQVAGMTAEASYVNIKLKWKTVADEDDVTAAIYNIYISDQPLNENNYKSVAPIKINGFGFKVGTELGYEFTSLKQDTHYYFGIEAVDRWGLTSKPAFAQFKTLKNNPPIILGFPQKPIRVSGANIARFQLNVSDPDKHHIIINVEGEDRGVSYSIENNKINFSIRAIAPVGKYTIKVIARDEIGAEIVAEVPFEVFTYNPPRLLGNIKPMIVGTQQKTKVLDLVPLFSHESDQKLQFKASSANGSVASVAVSEDGKLLLTAHQNGTTNIKVTATDGVSDPVETSFEVRVVPNSDDAVYVVYPIPVVKQLNAVVNPDIKRANFVVVSSMGQEVFNRSYDINGMNLVTLSLSKLVPGSYTLIVTSEKATYKKNFVKL, translated from the coding sequence ATGAAAAAAAATATACTTTATGCTATTGGTTTTACATCGCTGCTTATCACATCCTCTTGTAGCCGGGATCAAGAGCTTAGCACTATGAATCCTGACCAAAGCAGTACAGAACTTAGGGCATCATCAGCTACAGATTTATCCGGGACAGGAATGCCCGGTATTATGTACGTCAGGTTGTCAGACAACGCCGTCGACAAACTTGATATAGATACATCAGGCAAAGTGTCTATGAGAAGTGTATCTTCTACTATGAGCACTACACTCTCAACACTCGGTGCTACGAATGTAGAACGCCTCTTTACTCCTGATCCCAGATTTGAAGAACGCATGCACAAAGCCGGTCTCGATGAATGGTATGTAGTCAGGTTTGATCCGACCAAAAACCTCGAAGAAGCAATTACTTTGATGAGTAAGGTACAAGATGTAGAGCTGGTAGAGAAGTCTTATGCCACAGAGATGATTGATACAAAATACACTGCAATCAACAATGACGCACTACCCACGGCTAAAGCGATGCCTTTCAATGATCCCCAATTGATCAAACAATGGCACTATGACAACCAAGGCTTATATCCCAAAAGTGTTGCAGGAGCAGATATAAACCTATTTGAAGCATGGAAAACTACTGTGGGAGATCCCAAGGTTATCGTTGCTGTTGTAGATGGAGGTATTGATTACACCCACGAAGATCTGAAAGACAACATGTGGATCAACCAAAAAGAACTCAATGGAAAAGCCGGAGTAGATGATGATGATAATGGCTATGTAGATGATATTTACGGGTTCAACTTTATTCATCAAAATGGTTCTATTTATCCCGATGTTAGCTCCCATGGAACACACGTAGCCGGTACAATAGCTGCTCGCAATAATAATGGCATTGGTGTGTGTGGCATTGCGGGAGGAGATGCTACCAAAGCAGAAGCTACGGGAGTACGATTAATGACCTGTCAAAAGTTTGGCAAAAAAAATGAAGCAGGAGAGGCTGCAAATGCATACGTATATTCGGCTAATAATGGTGCTGTGATCAGTCAAAACTCTTGGGGATATACCTATCCGGGGCCAATCAACTTGCCGGAACACATCCGTGTAGCAATTGATTATTTTACCGATTATGCCGGATGTGATAAGGATGGCAATCAGCTTGCCAACTCCCCCATGAAAGGAGGGCTTGTAATCTTCGCAGCGGGTAATGATGATAAAGATTATGTTTCTTGGCCGGGAGCTTACCCAAGAGTCGTAGGAGTATCTGCTATGGCTCCTAACTGGAAAAAAGCATGGTACACCAACCGCGGAGACTGGGTGGATATTATGGCTCCGGGTGGAGACCAATATTTTCCACAAGGAGAAGTTCTCAGTACATTAGCTCCATCTATTACGGGAGGCAAAGGCTATGGTTATATGCAAGGTACATCTATGGCGTGTCCGCATGTTTCGGGCATAGCAGCACTCGTTGTATCTAAGTTTGGAGGCAAGGGATTTACCAACGAGATGTTGAGAAAACGCATATTGGGAGCTCTGAGGCCTATGAATATTGATGAGCAGAATGTAGGCTTTGAAGGTCGGTTGGGTGTTGGTTACATCGATGCCGGAGCAGCTTTTGCAGAAAATAAAAATAAAAAGCCACAGCAGGTAGCTGGAATGACTGCAGAGGCGAGTTACGTTAATATTAAGCTGAAATGGAAAACCGTAGCAGATGAAGATGATGTTACAGCTGCCATTTACAATATATACATAAGTGACCAACCTCTCAATGAAAACAATTATAAATCAGTGGCTCCGATCAAGATCAATGGATTCGGATTTAAGGTAGGTACAGAGCTAGGCTATGAATTTACAAGCCTTAAGCAAGATACTCATTATTATTTTGGAATTGAAGCTGTGGATCGTTGGGGACTGACCTCAAAACCTGCGTTTGCACAATTTAAAACCCTGAAGAATAATCCCCCTATAATCTTGGGCTTCCCACAAAAACCAATCAGAGTTAGTGGAGCCAACATTGCAAGATTCCAACTCAATGTGTCCGATCCGGATAAGCATCATATAATAATCAATGTCGAAGGTGAAGACAGAGGAGTATCATATTCTATCGAAAATAACAAAATCAATTTCAGTATTCGAGCAATAGCTCCGGTAGGTAAATATACTATCAAAGTCATAGCTCGTGATGAGATAGGAGCAGAGATAGTCGCTGAAGTCCCATTTGAGGTCTTTACTTACAATCCGCCCAGATTGCTTGGTAACATAAAACCTATGATTGTGGGAACACAGCAAAAGACTAAAGTACTTGACTTGGTTCCGCTATTCAGCCATGAAAGTGATCAAAAGTTACAATTCAAGGCTTCTTCTGCAAACGGATCTGTAGCATCTGTTGCAGTTAGCGAAGATGGTAAACTTTTACTTACAGCACATCAGAATGGAACCACAAACATCAAAGTGACCGCTACTGATGGTGTGAGTGACCCTGTAGAAACCTCTTTTGAAGTACGTGTAGTACCCAATAGTGATGATGCTGTATATGTAGTGTATCCGATACCTGTAGTAAAACAACTGAATGCTGTGGTAAATCCCGACATCAAGCGAGCCAATTTCGTAGTGGTTAGCTCTATGGGACAAGAGGTATTCAACCGCAGTTATGATATCAATGGTATGAACCTCGTAACACTGAGCCTTTCCAAGCTAGTGCCGGGTAGCTACACATTGATTGTAACTTCAGAAAAGGCTACATACAAGAAGAATTTTGTAAAACTCTAA
- a CDS encoding BACON domain-containing protein, whose product MKSKLQFLLGLMTMMFFVSSCSEDNSYEEASLKVSENTMQFTKEASEKVLSIQTNKSQWVAMSPQEGSWIELVQEGSNLKVKVTPNTLGMERKGVIMITSGDAAVKVEVKQSAADIILGTTPEDLKISSKGGEMKVEISSNSKDLKVETDGTAEWLSVKYVAGQSTFVLSAKENKEKTDRMAKVIVTAGKVIKEVKVIQAGIPYYILPLLQYPASLVDVAAFEKERDGILIKTPDGLFNRTAFRFGTTSKVMPFLEYNFDENAPMYKNAVVVSLDAKVMQGAEFDQFMTSNGFVKGAGDKTKQLYTNEKMSFTALVMFPSTGGAQMLIQYIPKQPKPYETFKTFPLEKQLPWLADRTGGVHGQKQPIIEAYEKTTSSVLDENISKKPEFYWYNLNATEKPLLARAYWFIKAGGDDNIPANDPFINELEATRVIANNINLAFWEFSGGYMMTNEFKALVEKEGFEYKYINKGTFIFYNKAKTIVLAAKPVKFKDYNNGEIVLDLQAFKMKLKESSVAQFMNYKKHLSSQNNEMDVIMKKLKK is encoded by the coding sequence ATGAAATCAAAATTACAGTTTCTATTAGGCCTAATGACGATGATGTTTTTCGTCTCGTCATGCTCTGAGGACAACAGCTACGAAGAAGCAAGCCTCAAAGTGTCAGAGAACACAATGCAATTTACCAAAGAAGCCTCCGAAAAAGTTCTCTCAATCCAGACAAACAAAAGTCAGTGGGTTGCCATGTCTCCTCAAGAAGGATCATGGATCGAGCTTGTACAAGAAGGCAGTAACCTGAAAGTAAAAGTTACGCCTAATACCCTGGGCATGGAAAGAAAAGGCGTGATCATGATTACTTCCGGAGATGCCGCGGTAAAAGTAGAGGTAAAACAAAGTGCAGCGGATATTATTTTGGGTACTACACCTGAAGATCTTAAAATCAGCAGTAAGGGTGGAGAAATGAAGGTCGAAATTAGCTCTAACAGCAAAGATCTTAAAGTCGAAACAGATGGAACAGCAGAGTGGCTCTCTGTAAAGTATGTTGCAGGTCAATCAACCTTTGTACTTTCGGCAAAAGAGAATAAAGAGAAAACTGACCGCATGGCCAAAGTTATCGTTACGGCAGGCAAAGTAATAAAAGAAGTAAAAGTAATACAGGCCGGTATACCTTACTACATTTTACCATTGTTGCAATATCCGGCTTCACTGGTTGATGTTGCTGCTTTTGAAAAGGAAAGAGATGGTATTTTAATCAAGACTCCTGATGGCTTATTCAACAGAACAGCATTCCGCTTTGGTACCACAAGCAAGGTGATGCCTTTCTTGGAATACAATTTCGATGAAAATGCTCCAATGTATAAAAATGCAGTAGTAGTTTCATTAGATGCTAAAGTAATGCAAGGTGCGGAATTTGACCAATTCATGACATCAAATGGCTTTGTAAAAGGTGCCGGTGATAAGACCAAGCAACTATACACTAACGAGAAGATGTCATTTACAGCATTAGTTATGTTCCCTTCAACCGGTGGTGCTCAAATGTTAATTCAGTATATACCGAAACAACCTAAACCATACGAAACATTCAAGACCTTCCCGCTTGAAAAGCAACTCCCATGGTTAGCAGACAGAACCGGAGGAGTTCACGGACAAAAACAGCCTATTATTGAAGCATACGAAAAAACTACGAGTTCAGTATTAGATGAAAATATTAGTAAAAAACCCGAGTTCTATTGGTACAACCTAAATGCAACGGAGAAGCCTTTACTCGCCAGAGCATATTGGTTTATCAAAGCTGGAGGGGATGACAATATACCAGCCAATGATCCATTCATAAATGAATTAGAAGCCACTCGTGTTATTGCAAATAATATTAATCTGGCATTCTGGGAGTTTAGCGGTGGTTATATGATGACTAATGAGTTTAAAGCATTAGTTGAGAAAGAAGGGTTTGAATATAAATACATCAATAAAGGCACATTTATATTCTATAATAAAGCAAAGACAATAGTTCTTGCAGCTAAGCCTGTAAAATTCAAAGATTATAATAACGGAGAGATCGTTTTGGATCTTCAAGCATTTAAGATGAAATTGAAGGAAAGCTCAGTTGCACAATTCATGAACTACAAGAAACATCTATCAAGCCAAAACAACGAAATGGATGTTATCATGAAGAAATTAAAGAAGTAA
- the thiS gene encoding sulfur carrier protein ThiS: MNIKYNDQSVEYPDGYTLGLLLQDRRIQDMHVAVAVNNKIVKRSLRDEYALHDGDEVVVIQATYGG, from the coding sequence ATGAACATCAAATATAATGATCAATCAGTAGAGTATCCTGACGGCTACACCTTGGGATTACTATTGCAAGATCGCCGGATACAAGATATGCACGTGGCCGTAGCCGTAAACAACAAAATTGTGAAACGTAGTCTGAGGGATGAGTATGCATTGCATGACGGTGATGAAGTCGTAGTAATACAAGCGACATACGGAGGATAA
- the thiC gene encoding phosphomethylpyrimidine synthase ThiC, which translates to MKSTQVISQPLPGSEKIYVQGDMHDIHVPMRRINLSDTRLEDGTTEHNESIVVYDTSGPYTDPEYHVDLRKGLPKIREKWIVERKDTIKLEGLSSEYGRMRHADKSLDKLRFEHVCTTPLIAKNKCVTQMYYARQGIITPEMEFVAIRENQLIDQIKTKYTIDKGDPKGANIPARITPAFVRDEIAAGRAIIPANINHPESEPMIIGRNFLVKINANIGNSPVTGGIDEEVEKAVWATRWGADTVMDLSTGQHIHETREWIIRNSPVPIGTVPLYQALEKVKGNTTKLTWELFRDTLIEQAEQGVDYFTIHAGLRWHHIPLTLERVTGIVSRGGSIIANWCTIHKQESFIYEHFEEICEILARYDVAISLGDGLRPGCIHDANDEAQFAELRTLGELTEIAWKHHVQVLIEGPGHVPMHKIKENMELQLETCHEAPFYTLGPIVTDISPGYDHITSAIGGAMIGWMGTSMLCYVTPKEHLGLPNRDDVKEGVITFKMAAHAADLAKGHPTAYFRDYMMSKARFEFRWKDQFHLALDSEKALSFHDQTLPDEGHKEAHFCSMCGEHFCSMRANMAFRRKIKNDETNHSNHTSDPE; encoded by the coding sequence ATGAAATCAACACAAGTAATATCTCAGCCTCTGCCCGGCTCCGAAAAAATATATGTACAAGGAGATATGCACGATATCCATGTACCTATGCGCCGAATTAACCTCTCTGATACTCGGCTGGAAGATGGGACTACCGAACACAATGAAAGTATTGTAGTATATGATACATCCGGGCCATATACTGATCCGGAATACCACGTGGATCTGCGAAAAGGTCTACCTAAAATAAGAGAAAAATGGATTGTAGAGCGTAAAGATACTATAAAACTTGAGGGCCTGTCATCAGAATACGGACGTATGAGACATGCAGATAAGTCTCTTGACAAACTTAGGTTCGAACACGTGTGCACCACTCCGCTCATTGCAAAAAATAAATGTGTTACCCAAATGTACTATGCACGACAAGGGATTATCACGCCGGAAATGGAGTTTGTAGCTATCCGAGAGAATCAGCTCATCGATCAAATCAAAACAAAATACACCATAGACAAAGGCGACCCTAAGGGAGCAAATATTCCTGCTCGTATTACACCGGCTTTTGTTCGCGATGAAATAGCTGCGGGACGTGCTATTATACCGGCGAATATCAATCATCCGGAAAGTGAGCCTATGATTATCGGACGTAACTTCCTGGTCAAAATCAATGCCAATATCGGAAACTCTCCCGTAACAGGAGGAATAGATGAAGAGGTAGAGAAGGCTGTATGGGCGACACGCTGGGGTGCGGATACCGTAATGGACTTGTCTACAGGACAACACATCCATGAGACACGTGAATGGATCATCCGAAATTCTCCTGTACCAATAGGAACCGTACCACTATACCAAGCATTGGAAAAAGTGAAAGGTAACACCACTAAACTTACTTGGGAACTCTTTAGAGACACGCTCATAGAGCAAGCTGAGCAGGGTGTGGACTATTTCACCATACATGCCGGTTTGCGTTGGCATCATATTCCTCTTACCTTGGAACGCGTTACCGGTATCGTATCTCGTGGCGGATCCATTATTGCCAACTGGTGTACAATACACAAGCAAGAGAGTTTTATCTACGAACATTTTGAAGAGATCTGCGAGATCTTGGCGCGGTATGACGTTGCCATATCACTGGGTGACGGGTTGAGACCCGGCTGTATCCATGATGCCAATGACGAAGCCCAATTTGCTGAGTTGCGTACACTGGGAGAGCTTACCGAGATCGCTTGGAAGCACCATGTACAGGTACTCATAGAGGGTCCCGGGCATGTGCCTATGCACAAGATCAAAGAAAACATGGAATTACAATTGGAAACATGCCATGAAGCTCCTTTCTATACCTTGGGTCCCATTGTTACAGACATATCACCAGGCTATGACCACATTACATCAGCAATAGGAGGGGCTATGATCGGATGGATGGGCACATCGATGTTATGCTACGTTACCCCCAAGGAACATCTCGGTCTTCCAAACAGAGATGATGTGAAGGAAGGTGTAATCACCTTCAAGATGGCTGCTCATGCAGCAGATCTTGCCAAAGGACATCCTACGGCCTACTTCCGAGACTATATGATGAGTAAGGCTAGATTTGAGTTTAGATGGAAAGATCAGTTCCATCTGGCACTCGACTCCGAAAAGGCCTTATCATTTCATGATCAAACATTACCTGACGAAGGGCACAAAGAAGCTCACTTCTGCTCTATGTGTGGCGAGCACTTCTGCTCAATGCGTGCCAACATGGCTTTTCGCCGAAAAATAAAAAATGATGAAACGAATCATAGTAATCACACCTCCGATCCCGAGTAG